In Halomarina salina, one DNA window encodes the following:
- the cutA gene encoding divalent-cation tolerance protein CutA, which produces MTHIAVEIGTPDEREAEDISMALVEERLVAGTRLTSGPSHYHWEGAVYDEEYCSITAFTLEEHFEALCEVVRDLHSDDLPGITYTDIDGTDEFLQWITDETR; this is translated from the coding sequence ATGACGCACATCGCCGTCGAGATCGGGACGCCGGACGAGCGGGAGGCCGAAGACATCTCCATGGCACTGGTCGAAGAGCGCCTCGTCGCCGGGACGCGGCTCACGAGCGGCCCCAGCCACTACCACTGGGAGGGCGCCGTCTACGACGAGGAGTACTGCTCGATAACGGCGTTCACGCTCGAAGAGCACTTCGAGGCGCTCTGCGAGGTGGTTCGAGACCTCCACAGCGACGACCTGCCCGGTATCACGTACACCGACATCGACGGCACCGACGAGTTCCTGCAGTGGATAACCGACGAGACCCGCTAG